One part of the Bacteroidota bacterium genome encodes these proteins:
- a CDS encoding dipeptide epimerase, producing MNALQLSARHFKLHFKSPFGIAHGTRNFTDTIYVKASFMDIEGYGEAALPPYLNYDAETLVKDYHSYFPSQMDGSEAIRIALLKLNQSDVNLPKPLRTATDIALHDLFGKLTGRTVRGIFGIGEPSQVQCSYTLGISSVEVMKEKLSEAGDFRLFKLKLGDQHDKARIEAFLSVSDAAFCVDANQAWETTTESIEWINWLKDRGCLFVEQPMPVSKAGEFEHLFRASSLPVILDESLQGLNELEELKGVCHGINVKLVKCGGIEPAVNLVRQANKLGLKVLVGCMSESSCGAMAAAQLSAWADWVDLDGPMLIGNDPFSGANYRDGSLVLSQQAGTGAVLKDKDLFSN from the coding sequence ATGAACGCTCTGCAGCTAAGTGCCCGACATTTCAAACTCCACTTTAAAAGTCCCTTTGGTATTGCACACGGAACCCGGAATTTTACAGACACCATTTATGTAAAAGCCTCTTTTATGGATATTGAAGGATATGGAGAAGCTGCCCTGCCACCTTACCTGAATTACGATGCCGAAACGTTGGTTAAAGATTATCATTCCTATTTCCCTTCACAAATGGATGGAAGTGAGGCGATCCGTATTGCCTTGTTAAAGTTGAATCAATCGGATGTAAATCTTCCCAAACCGCTCCGTACTGCAACGGATATCGCCTTACACGACCTCTTCGGTAAATTGACAGGACGAACAGTGAGAGGAATATTTGGAATTGGAGAGCCAAGTCAGGTGCAATGTTCATATACGCTTGGAATAAGTTCGGTAGAGGTGATGAAAGAAAAATTGAGTGAAGCCGGAGACTTCCGCTTGTTTAAATTGAAGTTGGGTGATCAGCATGACAAAGCCCGAATCGAAGCCTTTTTATCGGTATCAGATGCTGCATTTTGTGTAGATGCAAATCAGGCCTGGGAAACAACCACCGAAAGTATAGAATGGATCAACTGGTTGAAGGATAGAGGTTGTTTGTTTGTGGAGCAACCCATGCCCGTTAGTAAAGCCGGTGAATTTGAACATTTATTCCGGGCCTCTTCATTGCCTGTTATACTCGATGAATCGCTGCAAGGATTGAATGAACTGGAGGAATTGAAGGGCGTTTGTCATGGTATCAATGTGAAGTTGGTAAAATGCGGAGGAATTGAACCTGCTGTTAACCTGGTCCGTCAGGCGAATAAACTGGGTTTGAAAGTGCTGGTAGGCTGTATGTCGGAAAGTAGCTGTGGAGCCATGGCGGCAGCGCAGTTGAGTGCATGGGCGGATTGGGTGGATCTCGATGGACCTATGCTGATTGGCAATGATCCTTTCTCGGGAGCAAATTACCGTGATGGATCCTTAGTGTTGTCACAGCAAGCAGGAACAGGTGCAGTCTTAAAAGATAAGGACTTGTTTTCTAATTGA
- a CDS encoding VOC family protein: MHQKIVHIALVVKEYDEAIKFYTEKLNFNLVEDTRLSESKRWVLVAPPGDGSCALLLARAANDIQLSSVGNQTGGRVFLFLHTDDIDRDYKNYSAKGVVFVREPVVESWGKVAVFADLYGNLWDLIQPAAR; the protein is encoded by the coding sequence ATGCATCAAAAAATAGTTCACATAGCACTTGTCGTAAAGGAGTATGATGAAGCCATTAAATTTTACACAGAGAAATTAAATTTTAATCTGGTAGAAGATACGCGGCTGTCAGAGAGCAAGCGCTGGGTCTTGGTTGCCCCTCCCGGAGATGGAAGTTGTGCATTGTTGTTGGCCCGGGCTGCAAATGACATACAATTATCGAGTGTAGGTAATCAAACCGGTGGACGCGTGTTCCTTTTTCTGCATACGGATGATATCGATCGTGATTATAAAAATTATTCAGCAAAGGGAGTTGTTTTTGTTCGGGAGCCGGTGGTGGAAAGCTGGGGAAAAGTGGCGGTCTTCGCTGATCTTTACGGGAATTTATGGGATTTAATTCAACCTGCAGCACGTTGA
- a CDS encoding MOSC N-terminal beta barrel domain-containing protein: MKPYLHRISIYPVKSLDGISPETAVVSESGCLKWDREFAIFDKEGKYVNGKSHPGIHLLRAEFNMDDHEMVLSGPENMNRSSFHLQEDRKEIDAWLSDFFNQQVSLLQNQEGKFMDDPDLGHVTVAGTASFNSVSSWFSITDPEEVRRRLRVTLEISGLDAFAEDGLFADKGRVVRFKIGDVNMLGMRPRERCVVPTRHPETAQVTHAFPKIFAEKRKASLPDASLLESYGHYYYFSVDAVIPGTEAGKLIKVGDELTILGEDEFPF, encoded by the coding sequence ATGAAACCGTATCTGCATAGAATTTCCATTTATCCTGTAAAATCATTGGATGGGATTTCTCCGGAAACCGCAGTGGTCTCGGAAAGTGGATGTCTGAAATGGGATCGGGAATTTGCAATTTTTGATAAGGAAGGAAAGTACGTAAATGGAAAATCACATCCCGGAATTCATTTGCTGCGGGCAGAATTTAACATGGATGACCATGAGATGGTATTATCTGGTCCTGAGAATATGAATAGATCATCTTTTCATCTGCAAGAAGATCGCAAAGAAATTGATGCCTGGCTATCTGATTTTTTTAACCAACAGGTGAGCCTGCTTCAAAATCAGGAAGGAAAATTCATGGATGATCCTGATCTGGGACATGTCACCGTTGCTGGAACTGCAAGTTTTAATAGCGTATCGTCCTGGTTTAGTATAACGGATCCGGAAGAGGTACGACGAAGGTTGAGAGTCACTTTAGAGATTTCAGGCTTAGATGCTTTTGCTGAAGATGGGCTGTTTGCAGATAAGGGAAGGGTGGTTCGATTTAAAATTGGAGATGTAAATATGTTAGGTATGCGTCCGAGAGAACGCTGTGTAGTTCCCACACGCCATCCTGAAACGGCGCAGGTAACCCACGCGTTTCCGAAAATATTTGCTGAGAAAAGAAAGGCGTCGCTACCTGATGCTTCATTGCTGGAAAGTTACGGTCACTACTATTATTTTTCCGTGGATGCTGTCATTCCGGGAACAGAGGCCGGCAAATTGATAAAGGTGGGAGATGAATTGACGATTTTGGGAGAGGATGAGTTTCCCTTTTAA
- the rlmN gene encoding 23S rRNA (adenine(2503)-C(2))-methyltransferase RlmN produces MSSLQNIRHLSPEQLKEFFISKGDKAFRAKQVEEWLWKKSARSFEEMTNLSKETRTLLEEYFTINPIRIETSQVSNDRTIKNAFRLHDDHIIEGVLIPTDTRMTACVSSQVGCSLTCKFCATGKLDRLRNLNYDEIYDQVAIIREQSEQHYNMALSNVVYMGMGEPLLNYSNVLKSIEYICSPHGLNMAQKRVTVSTAGIAKMIKKLGDDQVKFNLALSLHAANDKKRDRIMPINESNNLEVLEEALNYFYEKTGTRVTLEYIVFNNFNDSIDDARELGAFARRVVSKINLIEYNPIDGAEFQKTTEHKTNAFMAELWRLGLVVNLRRSRGKDIDAACGQLANKSVV; encoded by the coding sequence ATGTCTTCATTGCAAAATATTCGTCACCTAAGCCCTGAACAGCTGAAAGAGTTCTTTATTTCGAAGGGAGATAAGGCCTTTCGCGCCAAACAGGTGGAAGAATGGCTGTGGAAGAAGTCGGCCAGATCGTTTGAGGAAATGACGAACCTCTCCAAAGAAACACGGACTTTACTAGAAGAGTATTTTACCATTAATCCCATCCGGATCGAAACTTCTCAGGTCAGTAACGACCGGACCATTAAAAATGCTTTCCGTTTACATGATGATCATATCATAGAAGGTGTTTTGATTCCAACCGATACCCGAATGACGGCTTGCGTAAGTTCTCAGGTGGGATGTAGTCTTACTTGTAAATTTTGTGCAACCGGTAAACTGGATCGTTTGCGCAACCTCAATTACGATGAGATTTATGATCAGGTGGCTATCATCCGGGAACAATCCGAGCAGCATTATAATATGGCCCTCAGCAATGTGGTGTATATGGGAATGGGCGAGCCCTTGCTCAATTATAGTAATGTGCTGAAGAGTATCGAGTACATCTGTTCCCCGCATGGACTCAACATGGCGCAAAAACGCGTGACGGTGAGTACAGCAGGTATTGCCAAGATGATTAAAAAGTTAGGAGATGATCAGGTGAAATTTAACCTGGCACTTTCACTGCACGCGGCTAACGATAAAAAGCGTGACCGGATCATGCCGATCAATGAAAGCAATAACCTCGAAGTGTTGGAAGAAGCATTAAATTATTTTTATGAGAAGACAGGCACAAGGGTGACGCTGGAGTATATTGTCTTCAATAATTTCAATGATTCCATTGACGATGCCCGTGAATTGGGTGCTTTTGCCAGACGAGTGGTCAGTAAAATCAATTTAATCGAATACAATCCCATTGATGGTGCCGAATTTCAGAAAACAACGGAGCATAAAACCAATGCTTTCATGGCAGAGTTGTGGAGATTAGGACTTGTGGTTAACCTTCGTCGTAGCAGAGGAAAAGATATCGATGCGGCCTGCGGACAACTGGCGAATAAGTCGGTCGTGTGA
- a CDS encoding PQQ-dependent sugar dehydrogenase: MKPILFLLLLLFSTTSAQTPLRLRMTEIARGFTSPIGLTGPADGSNKLFVMEQGGKVKIIAENKVLPRPFIDISSKLDGLNVAYSEKGLLGMAFHPDYKKNGLFYVYYSAKSKEKGMDHKSVISSFRVSPNDPNLALLESEQIIMEIPQPESNHNGGQLAFGPDGYLYIGLGDGGGAGDDHGEEGNGQNMNTRLGKILRIDVNHEKPYEVPSDNPFVNLSNIKPEIWASGLRNPWRFSFDRATQNLFCADVGQNKYEEINIIRKGKNYGWRIMEGNHCYDPAQDCNQRNLTLPISEYDHTEGISVIGGYVYRGLEFPSLHGYYLFGDWNGKLWYLKYNEVSKEWDRGPIYTGRDNNEIDGKINSFGEDEAGNVYVVTQKLFGPKSPTGVIYKLGY, encoded by the coding sequence ATGAAACCCATCCTCTTCCTTCTGCTGCTGCTCTTCTCTACTACATCTGCACAAACACCGTTGCGCTTACGCATGACTGAAATTGCCAGGGGCTTCACTTCACCCATTGGATTAACAGGACCTGCTGACGGGAGCAATAAGTTATTTGTCATGGAGCAAGGTGGAAAGGTAAAAATCATTGCAGAAAACAAAGTACTTCCCAGGCCGTTCATAGATATCTCTTCAAAACTTGATGGTTTAAATGTAGCTTATTCCGAAAAAGGGTTATTGGGAATGGCCTTCCACCCGGATTATAAAAAAAACGGACTCTTCTATGTCTACTATTCTGCAAAGAGTAAAGAAAAAGGAATGGATCATAAAAGTGTGATCTCCTCTTTTCGTGTATCCCCCAATGATCCGAATCTGGCGTTATTAGAAAGCGAGCAAATAATCATGGAGATCCCTCAGCCTGAAAGCAATCACAACGGCGGGCAACTGGCTTTTGGACCGGATGGATATTTATATATAGGCTTAGGAGACGGAGGCGGCGCAGGAGATGATCATGGCGAAGAAGGAAACGGGCAGAACATGAATACACGGCTTGGAAAAATTCTCCGTATCGATGTCAATCATGAAAAACCTTACGAAGTTCCCTCGGACAATCCTTTTGTTAACCTGTCCAACATTAAACCTGAAATCTGGGCCAGTGGGTTGAGGAATCCCTGGAGATTTTCGTTTGACAGAGCTACTCAGAATTTATTTTGTGCAGATGTAGGTCAAAACAAATATGAAGAAATCAACATCATCAGAAAAGGAAAAAACTATGGATGGCGCATCATGGAGGGCAATCATTGCTATGATCCGGCTCAAGATTGCAATCAACGAAATTTGACCTTACCGATAAGTGAATACGATCATACAGAAGGAATCAGTGTCATAGGCGGATATGTTTACAGAGGTCTGGAGTTCCCTTCATTGCATGGGTATTATCTTTTCGGAGACTGGAACGGCAAATTATGGTACCTGAAGTACAATGAGGTAAGTAAAGAATGGGATCGGGGGCCCATCTATACCGGTCGGGACAATAACGAAATTGACGGAAAAATCAATAGCTTTGGCGAAGATGAAGCGGGTAACGTTTATGTGGTAACGCAAAAACTGTTTGGTCCAAAAAGTCCTACCGGAGTGATCTATAAATTAGGCTATTAA
- the lpdA gene encoding dihydrolipoyl dehydrogenase has product MSTYDAIVIGSGPGGYVAAIRLAQLGKKTAIIERYTALGGTCLNVGCIPSKALLDSSEHYHQATHTFETHGIQVKGLSVDLKKMIQRKNDVVSQTVDGINYLMKKNKIDVYHGHGSFKDPNTILVTKEDGSILELKTNNTIIATGSKPSPLKGVTIDKKRIITSTEALKLEEIPKHLLIIGGGVIGLELGSVYARLGAKVSVVEYLDTIIPSMDRSLGKELQKSLQKIGFTFYLQHSVNTVEVKGKDVLLKATAGKDGKELELTGDYCLLAVGRIPYTENLGLEKAGVLLEERGRIAVSEQLETNVKGIYAIGDVVKGAMLAHKAEEEGMFVAELIAGQKPHINYLLIPGVVYTWPEVAAVGYTEEELKKLNRPYKTGSFPFKASGRARASMDTDGFIKVLADSVTDEILGVHMIGPRVADVIAEAVVAMEFRASAEDIARLSHAHPTYTESFKEACLAATANRSIHS; this is encoded by the coding sequence ATGTCAACATACGATGCAATTGTTATAGGTTCAGGTCCCGGAGGATATGTGGCCGCTATTCGCCTGGCACAGTTGGGAAAAAAGACGGCTATTATTGAACGTTATACCGCTTTGGGCGGCACCTGCCTGAATGTAGGATGCATTCCTTCCAAAGCATTACTTGACTCTTCCGAACATTATCATCAGGCCACGCATACATTTGAAACGCATGGTATTCAGGTAAAAGGTTTAAGTGTTGATTTAAAGAAGATGATACAACGCAAGAACGATGTAGTATCTCAAACGGTGGATGGGATAAACTATCTCATGAAAAAAAACAAGATTGATGTTTATCATGGACACGGCAGCTTTAAAGATCCTAACACTATCCTGGTTACAAAGGAAGATGGAAGCATACTGGAGTTAAAAACCAACAATACGATCATCGCCACCGGTTCTAAACCCTCGCCGCTGAAAGGCGTTACCATCGATAAAAAAAGAATTATCACTTCCACCGAAGCATTAAAGCTGGAAGAAATTCCAAAACATTTATTAATCATCGGAGGCGGAGTTATAGGACTCGAATTGGGATCTGTTTATGCACGGCTGGGCGCTAAAGTAAGTGTGGTAGAATACCTCGACACGATCATTCCTTCCATGGACCGTTCATTGGGCAAGGAATTGCAAAAATCACTTCAAAAAATTGGCTTCACTTTCTACTTACAGCACAGTGTGAATACGGTGGAAGTTAAAGGAAAAGATGTCCTGCTCAAAGCTACTGCCGGCAAAGACGGAAAAGAATTGGAACTTACAGGAGACTATTGCTTGCTGGCAGTAGGCAGAATTCCGTATACTGAAAATCTGGGCCTTGAAAAGGCAGGTGTACTTTTAGAAGAGCGGGGACGCATTGCCGTTAGTGAACAGTTGGAAACAAATGTAAAAGGAATTTATGCCATTGGAGATGTGGTAAAGGGAGCAATGCTGGCACACAAAGCAGAAGAAGAAGGAATGTTTGTTGCTGAACTTATCGCAGGACAAAAACCACATATTAATTATTTACTTATTCCCGGTGTTGTTTATACGTGGCCGGAAGTGGCCGCCGTAGGTTATACGGAAGAAGAATTAAAGAAATTGAATCGCCCCTATAAAACCGGCAGTTTTCCTTTTAAAGCTAGTGGACGTGCAAGAGCGAGTATGGATACGGATGGATTTATAAAAGTACTTGCTGATTCAGTAACGGATGAAATTTTAGGTGTTCATATGATCGGACCCCGCGTGGCAGATGTGATTGCGGAAGCAGTGGTCGCTATGGAGTTCAGAGCTTCTGCGGAGGATATCGCCAGGTTGAGTCATGCGCATCCAACCTATACGGAATCATTTAAAGAAGCTTGTCTTGCGGCAACTGCTAACCGATCTATCCATAGTTAA
- the lnt gene encoding apolipoprotein N-acyltransferase: MNVQDKPIHKITLALASALLLWAAWPASGMAPILFLALLPLLLMEDIVYRQKKNQVKSKLFIYSYLSFAAFNFLTTWWIWYASPFGMFGAVLANALLMTAVFQLFHLTRCKFGNGIGYISLAVYWMAFEYFHMDWDLTWPWLNLGNGFAAWADMVQWYEFTGTQGGTLWIWTCNILLFHALRYTGTIKRNLLLLYFGTIALPLVLSYLILSNYEEAPHPVEIVVVQPNIDPYNEKFSGSSDEQLEKMIALSQSVISKKTRLVICPETALPGGIWSEDVNTHPQVLRIKEYIKSYPDLRYLTGLSYYKFFHPGEPLSVTARAFRDGPGHFDAFNAAMQISNMRPIELHFKSKLVPGVEKMPFPVLFGYLENFAIDLGGTTGSLGTQEWPSVFKGDSIQAAPVICYESVYGDYVGDYVRRGANLICIMTNDGWWSDTPGYRQHCQYARLRAIEHRRSIARSANTGISCFIDQKGKISDATGWWVPAVIKKELNLNNQLSFYSRNGDILGKTAYIASGFFLAVTCLAMVFRRKRK, from the coding sequence ATGAACGTACAGGATAAACCCATTCATAAGATAACTCTTGCGCTGGCAAGTGCATTATTGCTCTGGGCAGCGTGGCCGGCAAGTGGGATGGCTCCTATTCTTTTTTTAGCGCTACTTCCATTGCTTTTGATGGAAGACATTGTTTATCGCCAAAAGAAAAACCAAGTTAAATCGAAACTTTTCATTTACAGTTATCTCTCCTTTGCCGCATTTAATTTTCTAACGACCTGGTGGATATGGTATGCAAGTCCATTCGGAATGTTCGGTGCAGTTTTGGCCAATGCACTTCTGATGACTGCGGTCTTTCAATTGTTTCATCTTACCCGATGCAAGTTTGGCAACGGGATTGGATATATTTCACTGGCTGTTTACTGGATGGCTTTCGAATATTTCCATATGGATTGGGATCTTACCTGGCCCTGGTTGAATTTAGGAAATGGCTTTGCAGCATGGGCGGATATGGTGCAATGGTATGAGTTCACGGGAACGCAAGGAGGAACATTATGGATATGGACCTGTAATATTTTACTCTTCCACGCTCTTCGGTATACCGGCACTATTAAAAGAAATCTGCTCCTGCTTTATTTCGGAACCATTGCATTGCCCCTTGTACTATCGTATCTCATTTTGAGTAATTATGAAGAGGCGCCACATCCGGTTGAAATTGTTGTGGTGCAACCCAACATCGATCCCTACAATGAAAAATTCAGTGGCAGCAGTGATGAGCAACTTGAAAAAATGATTGCTTTATCTCAATCTGTTATCAGTAAAAAAACAAGATTAGTGATCTGTCCTGAGACAGCATTACCCGGGGGAATATGGTCAGAAGATGTGAATACACATCCACAAGTATTAAGAATTAAAGAATACATTAAATCATATCCTGATTTACGTTATCTGACCGGATTATCATATTATAAATTTTTTCATCCCGGTGAACCGCTGAGTGTAACCGCCCGTGCTTTCAGAGATGGCCCCGGACATTTTGATGCATTCAATGCAGCGATGCAAATCAGCAACATGCGACCAATTGAACTGCATTTCAAATCAAAGTTAGTTCCCGGAGTGGAAAAGATGCCTTTCCCGGTGCTATTTGGTTATCTCGAAAATTTCGCAATAGATTTAGGTGGAACAACTGGAAGTCTTGGTACTCAGGAATGGCCATCGGTATTTAAAGGCGACAGCATTCAGGCGGCTCCTGTTATTTGCTATGAATCTGTTTATGGAGATTACGTGGGAGACTATGTGCGCCGGGGTGCCAATCTCATTTGCATCATGACCAATGACGGTTGGTGGAGTGATACGCCCGGATACAGACAACATTGTCAATATGCACGATTACGGGCAATTGAACACCGGCGCAGTATTGCCCGCTCAGCAAACACAGGCATTTCCTGCTTCATTGATCAGAAAGGAAAAATATCTGATGCCACCGGATGGTGGGTGCCTGCTGTTATTAAAAAAGAGTTGAATCTGAACAATCAGCTGAGCTTTTACAGCCGCAACGGTGACATTCTTGGAAAAACAGCCTATATCGCCTCAGGATTCTTCCTGGCTGTCACCTGCTTAGCTATGGTGTTCAGGAGAAAGAGAAAATAA
- the radA gene encoding DNA repair protein RadA, translating into MAKTKTVFYCQKCGANSPKWIGKCPSCNEWNTYVEEVIQAESKENQWRNTTRKESKAAKPRLISEIALEQSPRLVLPDGELNRVLGGGIVPGSLILIGGEPGIGKSTLLLQLAVQLKGKKILYISGEESEQQIRMRAERIGKMQSECYILTETTTQNIFQQIEVLQPEMVIVDSIQTLYSNIYESAPGTVSQIRGCTGELLRFAKETATPVLLIGHITKEGSIAGPKVLEHMVDTVLQFEGDRHHVYRILRAIKNRFGSTAELGIYEMKGDGLAEVANPSALLLSQRDASLSGTAVACTMEGVRPFLIETQALVSSAVYGTPQRTTTGYDLRRLHMILAVLEKRCGFRLAAKDVFLNIAGGIRVEDPAIDLAIICAILSSAEDIAIDPAICFAGEVGLTGEIRPVNRIEARINEAARLGFKEIYVSGYNAGAEKLKKEAAIKVVPVGKVEEVFGLLFG; encoded by the coding sequence ATGGCCAAAACCAAAACCGTATTTTATTGTCAGAAATGTGGAGCAAACTCTCCCAAATGGATTGGCAAATGTCCTTCGTGCAACGAATGGAATACCTATGTGGAAGAAGTGATTCAAGCCGAATCAAAGGAGAATCAATGGAGAAATACTACCCGCAAGGAATCAAAAGCAGCAAAACCCCGACTGATTTCTGAGATTGCGCTGGAGCAAAGTCCACGATTAGTTTTGCCGGATGGTGAGTTGAACAGGGTGCTCGGAGGTGGCATCGTTCCGGGATCGCTTATTCTGATCGGCGGCGAGCCGGGTATCGGGAAGTCTACGCTGCTCTTGCAATTGGCAGTTCAATTGAAGGGGAAGAAAATTTTATATATCAGCGGTGAAGAAAGTGAGCAGCAGATTCGCATGCGCGCTGAACGTATCGGTAAAATGCAAAGTGAGTGCTATATCCTGACAGAGACAACTACTCAAAATATTTTTCAGCAAATTGAAGTCCTGCAACCGGAAATGGTGATCGTTGATTCTATTCAAACACTTTATTCCAATATTTATGAATCTGCTCCCGGAACTGTTTCTCAGATTAGAGGTTGTACAGGTGAATTATTGCGTTTTGCAAAGGAGACAGCTACTCCGGTCCTGTTGATCGGGCATATCACGAAGGAAGGTTCTATCGCCGGTCCGAAAGTGCTCGAGCATATGGTGGATACGGTATTGCAGTTTGAAGGGGATCGCCATCATGTGTATCGGATTTTGCGGGCAATTAAAAATCGTTTTGGCTCTACTGCCGAACTGGGTATCTATGAAATGAAGGGCGATGGACTGGCAGAAGTAGCGAATCCCTCTGCTTTATTGCTATCTCAAAGAGATGCAAGTCTGAGTGGTACTGCCGTTGCCTGCACGATGGAAGGTGTACGCCCTTTTCTGATCGAGACGCAGGCATTGGTGAGCTCTGCCGTGTATGGTACTCCGCAGCGAACAACAACAGGATATGATTTACGCAGATTGCATATGATCCTCGCCGTGCTTGAAAAACGTTGTGGTTTCCGACTGGCGGCCAAGGATGTCTTTTTAAATATTGCCGGCGGTATACGTGTGGAAGATCCTGCCATTGATCTTGCCATCATCTGCGCCATACTTTCCTCTGCAGAAGATATTGCCATCGATCCCGCGATTTGCTTTGCCGGAGAGGTGGGTCTCACAGGGGAGATTCGCCCGGTGAACCGTATTGAAGCCCGAATCAACGAAGCAGCCAGACTTGGATTTAAGGAGATTTATGTCTCGGGTTACAATGCCGGTGCCGAAAAGTTGAAGAAGGAAGCCGCGATCAAAGTGGTGCCGGTAGGGAAGGTGGAGGAAGTTTTCGGTCTATTGTTTGGGTAA
- a CDS encoding glycosyltransferase family 39 protein, which translates to MTTFFLHFNSGALLIQCFLSVFNIYIGYKILQLIFTGKASFVRYVFLFLLFPTQFIYAVTYMSEIPFQTALLLSIFYLFRFEKSGDYKTLYLSHLFLALTYLFKPITLFLWLGLILYTITIKSDHRGSKHLTLLGLGHFLLLGFFFLNNFALTGIAEYTSIGRKVIINYNIPAVLTRAYGEEVAQHKMDSVQNGMTGMPYVMQCVYTDNFIRNTLLTRPLDFSLTHALGVPRFFLESGRWDLELWFNGKDHAGTLPSLKEAFEEKGIRGLATLLRTWPVLYSIYYFLVIAGTIFIFLFFIKGIFSPLIQRRHRFLLLFIIFYFVVLTGPSASSRFRLPVFPFIAVLAMAGWPVGKKDAVAELK; encoded by the coding sequence GTGACTACTTTTTTTCTTCACTTTAATTCAGGCGCATTGCTCATTCAATGCTTTCTTTCTGTGTTCAACATTTACATAGGATATAAAATTCTCCAATTGATTTTTACGGGAAAAGCGTCCTTTGTTCGTTACGTGTTTTTGTTTCTTTTATTTCCAACACAGTTTATTTATGCCGTCACCTACATGTCGGAAATTCCGTTTCAAACTGCTCTCTTGCTAAGCATTTTCTACTTATTTCGTTTTGAAAAGAGTGGTGATTATAAAACCTTATACTTAAGTCATCTTTTTTTAGCGCTGACCTATTTATTCAAACCCATCACTTTATTTCTCTGGTTAGGATTAATTCTATATACCATCACCATTAAATCTGACCACCGCGGATCAAAACATTTAACATTACTGGGACTCGGACATTTTTTACTCTTAGGTTTTTTCTTCCTAAACAACTTTGCGCTTACAGGAATTGCTGAATATACCTCTATAGGAAGAAAAGTGATTATCAATTACAATATTCCTGCTGTACTTACCAGGGCTTATGGCGAAGAAGTGGCGCAACATAAAATGGACTCCGTTCAAAATGGGATGACCGGGATGCCCTATGTGATGCAATGTGTTTACACCGATAACTTTATTCGAAATACGTTGCTTACACGCCCTCTCGATTTTTCTCTGACTCATGCTCTGGGTGTTCCCCGGTTTTTCCTTGAATCCGGGCGCTGGGATCTCGAACTTTGGTTCAATGGTAAGGACCATGCAGGTACACTTCCATCATTGAAAGAAGCTTTTGAGGAAAAAGGAATCCGCGGACTCGCTACCCTTCTCCGAACCTGGCCGGTTTTATATTCCATTTATTATTTTCTGGTAATAGCCGGCACCATCTTCATCTTTCTATTTTTTATTAAAGGAATATTTTCTCCGCTTATTCAACGCCGCCATCGTTTTCTATTACTATTCATCATCTTTTACTTCGTTGTGCTCACCGGACCTTCTGCCTCTTCCCGATTCCGCTTACCTGTATTTCCATTTATTGCCGTTCTTGCTATGGCAGGATGGCCGGTTGGAAAAAAGGATGCAGTTGCTGAATTAAAGTAA
- a CDS encoding N-acetyltransferase, whose protein sequence is MTIRPAEEKDIPAITVIYNDAILNTTATFDTEEKSLDDRILWWKSHDESHPVIVAELQNIVVGWASLSRWSDRCAYDSTAETSLYVHKEFRKRGIGKELMEMLVIEGQKAGLHTLIARITHGNEQSIYLHERMGFTVIGTLREVGRKFDVYHDVHLLQKVY, encoded by the coding sequence ATTACCATTCGCCCCGCTGAGGAAAAGGATATTCCTGCCATCACTGTAATTTATAATGATGCTATCCTGAATACCACTGCCACATTCGATACCGAAGAAAAATCTTTGGATGACCGGATCTTGTGGTGGAAGTCGCACGATGAATCTCATCCGGTAATTGTTGCCGAATTGCAAAATATAGTGGTGGGTTGGGCTTCCCTCTCCAGATGGAGTGACCGTTGCGCCTATGATTCAACGGCCGAAACTTCCTTGTATGTCCATAAGGAATTTCGCAAACGCGGTATAGGGAAGGAGCTGATGGAAATGTTGGTGATTGAAGGGCAAAAGGCCGGTTTACATACATTGATCGCCAGAATTACACATGGTAATGAACAAAGTATTTATCTGCATGAGCGTATGGGCTTCACCGTTATAGGTACGTTGCGCGAAGTGGGAAGAAAGTTTGATGTTTACCATGATGTACATCTCCTTCAAAAGGTGTATTGA